From Bombus vancouverensis nearcticus chromosome 15, iyBomVanc1_principal, whole genome shotgun sequence, the proteins below share one genomic window:
- the LOC117164431 gene encoding RRP12-like protein isoform X4: MGKLGLRLNSRKKAKRWPKGQSSSSNPQTKKHREQASWMFFKDSTASAKPGITEESLKKHNAIQGIESQVETPDSKGNSWETCTENTADTFATNCSNISFSRFLHHFQSKSLLHKEMLAVLSAVTEIIKQHGGNESSTEYFAALMSTLEAIESDMSIAATLSLLGMALKTVPKNVLNIQFGSASGIFLRILVKYASSEEHLILRHCIHCLSLLLRAQEAATWSSSSTMQVLDVILSFSIHYKHKLRQSAQHGICTILNGGDIMKGENPPQYHPATPYVAKFCIGQLDSESDGITNVLRVLTLLKDIFHHLPKIHVKTISESLLKLMTMKNVLVTSCCLQTFHGLFVSRPSEAILPVQRNGQIITALYDYQPPATDTQPTLAWLTVMQEAYLNLAHNSLNLCAVLLPRILNTCSQLWLSGKSEVISGSSHTIKILLQDCVGKMCETEESMKTYKDTINQITFMIHQALGYQYLEAWCYILDLTALLFQVTGKARSPQLVEILRSLAELRDSYNFSLINDAEYAIGAAIRVLGLETVLNLIPLKVSDNAINLKRTWLLPLLKDCVLGGSLTFFMETLLPIAALCEKKATEPVGGKTYEFLVCQVWAILPSICNNAIDVKDNFKNIAKLLGTNLNERKNLRMSIMSALRRLITKALEDDKKEDIHELARFAKNYLPLFLNLYTTKPLGTDEEGQRFATYDTIRVYLTIADKELVQELFDRALFKLKEPDIDDFFKESIHDIIRLFINYTDINRLKTFYDMCVPLLKEISKTKEQKKAYRFFEEICGSEKETCKEFVVQYRREIQKLLISSATEVAKPSRGARLRCLIHLIKIHPQLEKTKFLEAIVPEAIMCLKELNEKCRTSAYQLLNIIAEKFVGNPTHFNDFVNMLMVGLSGAIEKYCTASLLALSSVTYHYNGSLGIETVKEILGQACIFVTSPTREIAEAALAYIKVYITVMPSHIAASNLKLLIDALCAMNDDCHRHFRQKVRDILVKLIRKYGMETISGMIPASNAMLHKRLKNMNKAEEAKKKKKELRKLKKQENDEDTEFNAKRKPKSIEEILADSDDEFDEDMDNEESRKRKKKTSRKEAWIHENEEIVDLVDPAAARNISTTQPTVAINSKIAAIKRKHHEFKTTSDGRLIITVDNEKDNEPEPKRKKKSALLLHSDSEDDYEDDVQSVAMSQAMDKKRGSGIHRPLKRSRTEYVPGAEYKASKAGGDVKRKGKPDPYAYVPLSRAALNKRKKKKNASKFQNIIRGAKKGAKIGMKQRKS; the protein is encoded by the exons ATGGGTAAATTGGGATTGCGGTTAAATAGCCGGAAAAAGGCGAAACGTTGGCCGAAGGGTCAGAGCTCCAGCTCTAATCCACAAACTAAAAAGCATCGGGAACAGGCATCCTGGATGTTCTTCAAAGATTCAACAG CCTCTGCGAAGCCTGGTATAACAGAGGAAAGTTTAAAAAAACACAATGCTATTCAAGGGATTGAATCACAGGTAGAAACACCTGATAGCAAAGGTAACTCTTGGGAAACATGTACAGAAAACACTGCTGATACCTTTGCTACCAATTGTTCAAATATATCATTTAGTAG GTTCTTACATCATTTTCAATCGAAATCACTGTTGCATAAGGAAATGTTAGCTGTGTTGTCCGCTGTAACGGAGATTATAAAACAGCATGGTGGTAATGAATCTAGCACAGAATATTTTGCTGCATTG ATGAGCACTTTGGAAGCGATTGAATCGGATATGTCAATCGCAGCCACGCTCTCGTTATTAGGCATGGCCCTAAAAACTGTCccaaaaaatgttttaaatatccAATTTGGATCTGCAAGTGGAATTTTCTTACGTATCCTTGTTAAATATGCATCGTCGGAAGAGCACTTAATACTTCGACAT TGTATTCATTGTTTATCTTTGCTCCTTCGAGCACAAGAAGCAGCCACATGGTCTAGTTCATCTACGATGCAAGTGTTGGATGTCATTTTATCATTTAGTATACACTATAAACACAAATTACGACAATCGGCACAACATGGAATATGTACCATATTAAACG gAGGTGATATCATGAAAGGTGAAAACCCACCGCAATATCATCCAGCTACTCCATACGTTGCAAAATTCTGTATTGGTCAACTTGACTCCGAGTCCGATGGTATTACAAATGTTCTTCGTGTCCTTACACTACTAAAAGACATTTTCCATCATTTACCAAAGATTCATGTGAAG ACTATCAGTGAATCTTTATTGAAGCTTATGACTATGAAAAATGTGTTAGTAACTTCATGTTGTCTACAAACCTTTCATGGTTTGTTCGTTTCTCGACCATCAGAAGCTATTCTACCAGTACAAAGAAATGGGCAAATCATTACTGCCTTATATGATTATCAACCTCCAGCAACTGATACACAACCAACCTTAGCATGGCTAACTGTAATGCAAGAAGCGTATTTAAATTTAGCGCa CAATTCATTAAATTTATGCGCAGTTCTTTTACCAAGAATTTTGAACACATGTAGTCAATTGTGGCTTTCGGGCAAATCGGAAGTTATATCTGGTTCTTCGCAcacgataaaaattttattacaagaTTGTGTCGGTAAAATGTGTGAAACCGAAGAATCAATGAAAAC ATATAAGGACACTATCAATCAGATAACTTTTATGATCCATCAAGCATTAGGTTATCAATATTTGGAAGCTTGGTGTTATATTCTTGATTTAACAGCCCTACTGTTTCAG GTAACTGGTAAAGCGAGAAGTCCGCAATTAGTAGAAATATTGAGAAGTCTAGCGGAGTTACGTGATTCctataatttttctttgataaATGACGCAGAGTACGCTATTGGCGCTGCGATAAGAGTACTCGGACTGGAGACAGTTTTAAATTTGATTCCATTGAAA GTATCGGACAATgcgattaatttaaaaagaacTTGGTTACTACCATTATTGAAAGATTGTGTGCTAGGTGGGTCACTTACTTTCTTCATGGAAACATTGCTACCTATCGCTGCATTGTGCGA AAAAAAAGCAACCGAACCTGTAGGCGGGAAAACTTACGAATTTCTCGTTTGCCAAGTCTGGGCTATTTTACCAAGTATATGCAACAACGCTATTGATGTGAAAGATAATTTCAAG AATATAGCTAAACTGTTAGGGACAAATTTAAATGAGAGAAAAAATTTAAGGATGTCGATAATGTCTGCCTTACGAAGATTAATAACGAAAGCACTTGAAGACGACAAAAAAGAAGATATACACGAACTAGCTAGATTTGCAAAGAATTATTTACCATTGTTTTTAAATCTATACACTACTAAGCCACTTGGAACTGACGAAGAAGGACAACGCTTTGCTACATATGATACAATAAGA GTGTATCTTACAATTGCGGATAAGGAATTGGTACAGGAATTATTCGATCGTGCGTTATTTAAGTTGAAAGAACCTGATATCGACGACTTTTTCAAAGAAAGTATTCACGATATAataagattatttattaattatactgACATTAATAGATTAAagacgttttacgatatgtgTGTACCACTTCttaaagaaatttctaaaaccAAGGAACAGAAGAAAGCATATAG GTTTTTTGAAGAGATATGTGGCAGTGAGAAGGAAACGTGTAAGGAGTTTGTAGTTCAATACAGACGCgagatacaaaaattattaatatcctCGGCTACTGAAGTCGCAAAACCAAGCAGAGGA GCACGATTAAGATGCTTAATTCATCTCATAAAAATTCATCCACAACTTGAGAAAACTAAGTTCTTAGAAGCCATTGTGCCCGAAGCAATAATGTGTTTAAAAGAGTTAAATGAGAAATGTCGAACTTCTGCATACcaacttttaaatattattgcggAGAAATTTGTGGGAAATCCTACACATTTTAATGACTTTGTTAATATGCTCATGGTTGGTTTGAGTGGTGCGATAGAAAAGTATTGTACCGCATCCTTGCTGGCGCTTTCATCCGTTACATATCATTACAATG GATCTTTAGGTATAGAGACAGTTAAAGAAATCTTGGGACAAGCTTGTATTTTTGTTACAAGTCCGACAAGAGAAATTGCAGAAGCTGCATTGGCATATATCAAAGTATATATTACCGTGATGCCATCTCATATTGCTGCTTCGAATTTAAAATTGTTG ATAGACGCTTTATGTGCAATGAACGATGACTGCCATAGGCATTTCAGACAAAAAGTACGAGATATTCTCGTAAAGTTAATAAGAAAATACGGAATGGAAACAATTTCTGGCATGATTCCAGCTTCTAATGCGATGTTACataagagattaaaaaatatgaataaggcagaagaagcgaagaaaaagaaaaaagaattgaggaaattgaaaaaacaagaaaatgacGAGGATACCGAATTCAATGCAAAGAGAAAACCTAAAAG TATAGAAGAAATATTGGCGGATAGCGATGATGAGTTCGATGAAGATATGGACAATGAAGAGtcaaggaaaaggaagaaaaaaacatCGCGAAAGGAAGCCTGGATTCATGAGAATGAAGAGATTGTTGATCTCGTTGATCCTGCGGCTGCTCGAAATATATCAA caACACAACCTACAGTCGCTATAAATTCAAAAATAGCGGCTATAAAACGGAAACATCATGAATTTAAGACTACGTCTGATGGCCGTCTTATTATCACAGTAGATAATGAGAAAGATAACGAACCAGAAcccaagagaaagaagaaatctgCACTTTTGTTGCACAGTGATTCAGAAGACGATTATG AAGATGATGTTCAGTCTGTAGCCATGTCGCAAGCAATGGATAAAAAAC GAGGGTCTGGAATACATCGACCATTGAAAAGATCAAGAACAGAATATGTACCAGGAGCAGAATATAAAGCATCAAAGGCTGGAGGTGATgttaaaaggaaaggaaaaccaGATCCATATGCTTATGTACCTCTGTCAAGAGCAGCATTAAACAAAAG aaaaaagaagaaaaatgcgagTAAATTTCAGAACATTATTAGAGGAGCGAAGAAAGGTGCGAAAATTGGAATGAAGCAAAGGAAAAGCTAA
- the LOC117164431 gene encoding RRP12-like protein isoform X3: MGKLGLRLNSRKKAKRWPKGQSSSSNPQTKKHREQASWMFFKDSTASAKPGITEESLKKHNAIQGIESQVETPDSKGNSWETCTENTADTFATNCSNISFSRFLHHFQSKSLLHKEMLAVLSAVTEIIKQHGGNESSTEYFAALMSTLEAIESDMSIAATLSLLGMALKTVPKNVLNIQFGSASGIFLRILVKYASSEEHLILRHCIHCLSLLLRAQEAATWSSSSTMQVLDVILSFSIHYKHKLRQSAQHGICTILNGGDIMKGENPPQYHPATPYVAKFCIGQLDSESDGITNVLRVLTLLKDIFHHLPKIHVKTISESLLKLMTMKNVLVTSCCLQTFHGLFVSRPSEAILPVQRNGQIITALYDYQPPATDTQPTLAWLTVMQEAYLNLAHNSLNLCAVLLPRILNTCSQLWLSGKSEVISGSSHTIKILLQDCVGKMCETEESMKTYKDTINQITFMIHQALGYQYLEAWCYILDLTALLFQVTGKARSPQLVEILRSLAELRDSYNFSLINDAEYAIGAAIRVLGLETVLNLIPLKVSDNAINLKRTWLLPLLKDCVLGGSLTFFMETLLPIAALCEKKATEPVGGKTYEFLVCQVWAILPSICNNAIDVKDNFKNIAKLLGTNLNERKNLRMSIMSALRRLITKALEDDKKEDIHELARFAKNYLPLFLNLYTTKPLGTDEEGQRFATYDTIRVYLTIADKELVQELFDRALFKLKEPDIDDFFKESIHDIIRLFINYTDINRLKTFYDMCVPLLKEISKTKEQKKAYRFFEEICGSEKETCKEFVVQYRREIQKLLISSATEVAKPSRGARLRCLIHLIKIHPQLEKTKFLEAIVPEAIMCLKELNEKCRTSAYQLLNIIAEKFVGNPTHFNDFVNMLMVGLSGAIEKYCTASLLALSSVTYHYNGSLGIETVKEILGQACIFVTSPTREIAEAALAYIKVYITVMPSHIAASNLKLLIDALCAMNDDCHRHFRQKVRDILVKLIRKYGMETISGMIPASNAMLHKRLKNMNKAEEAKKKKKELRKLKKQENDEDTEFNAKRKPKSIEEILADSDDEFDEDMDNEESRKRKKKTSRKEAWIHENEEIVDLVDPAAARNISTTQPTVAINSKIAAIKRKHHEFKTTSDGRLIITVDNEKDNEPEPKRKKKSALLLHSDSEDDYEDDVQSVAMSQAMDKKPGGSGIHRPLKRSRTEYVPGAEYKASKAGGDVKRKGKPDPYAYVPLSRAALNKRKKKKNASKFQNIIRGAKKGAKIGMKQRKS, from the exons ATGGGTAAATTGGGATTGCGGTTAAATAGCCGGAAAAAGGCGAAACGTTGGCCGAAGGGTCAGAGCTCCAGCTCTAATCCACAAACTAAAAAGCATCGGGAACAGGCATCCTGGATGTTCTTCAAAGATTCAACAG CCTCTGCGAAGCCTGGTATAACAGAGGAAAGTTTAAAAAAACACAATGCTATTCAAGGGATTGAATCACAGGTAGAAACACCTGATAGCAAAGGTAACTCTTGGGAAACATGTACAGAAAACACTGCTGATACCTTTGCTACCAATTGTTCAAATATATCATTTAGTAG GTTCTTACATCATTTTCAATCGAAATCACTGTTGCATAAGGAAATGTTAGCTGTGTTGTCCGCTGTAACGGAGATTATAAAACAGCATGGTGGTAATGAATCTAGCACAGAATATTTTGCTGCATTG ATGAGCACTTTGGAAGCGATTGAATCGGATATGTCAATCGCAGCCACGCTCTCGTTATTAGGCATGGCCCTAAAAACTGTCccaaaaaatgttttaaatatccAATTTGGATCTGCAAGTGGAATTTTCTTACGTATCCTTGTTAAATATGCATCGTCGGAAGAGCACTTAATACTTCGACAT TGTATTCATTGTTTATCTTTGCTCCTTCGAGCACAAGAAGCAGCCACATGGTCTAGTTCATCTACGATGCAAGTGTTGGATGTCATTTTATCATTTAGTATACACTATAAACACAAATTACGACAATCGGCACAACATGGAATATGTACCATATTAAACG gAGGTGATATCATGAAAGGTGAAAACCCACCGCAATATCATCCAGCTACTCCATACGTTGCAAAATTCTGTATTGGTCAACTTGACTCCGAGTCCGATGGTATTACAAATGTTCTTCGTGTCCTTACACTACTAAAAGACATTTTCCATCATTTACCAAAGATTCATGTGAAG ACTATCAGTGAATCTTTATTGAAGCTTATGACTATGAAAAATGTGTTAGTAACTTCATGTTGTCTACAAACCTTTCATGGTTTGTTCGTTTCTCGACCATCAGAAGCTATTCTACCAGTACAAAGAAATGGGCAAATCATTACTGCCTTATATGATTATCAACCTCCAGCAACTGATACACAACCAACCTTAGCATGGCTAACTGTAATGCAAGAAGCGTATTTAAATTTAGCGCa CAATTCATTAAATTTATGCGCAGTTCTTTTACCAAGAATTTTGAACACATGTAGTCAATTGTGGCTTTCGGGCAAATCGGAAGTTATATCTGGTTCTTCGCAcacgataaaaattttattacaagaTTGTGTCGGTAAAATGTGTGAAACCGAAGAATCAATGAAAAC ATATAAGGACACTATCAATCAGATAACTTTTATGATCCATCAAGCATTAGGTTATCAATATTTGGAAGCTTGGTGTTATATTCTTGATTTAACAGCCCTACTGTTTCAG GTAACTGGTAAAGCGAGAAGTCCGCAATTAGTAGAAATATTGAGAAGTCTAGCGGAGTTACGTGATTCctataatttttctttgataaATGACGCAGAGTACGCTATTGGCGCTGCGATAAGAGTACTCGGACTGGAGACAGTTTTAAATTTGATTCCATTGAAA GTATCGGACAATgcgattaatttaaaaagaacTTGGTTACTACCATTATTGAAAGATTGTGTGCTAGGTGGGTCACTTACTTTCTTCATGGAAACATTGCTACCTATCGCTGCATTGTGCGA AAAAAAAGCAACCGAACCTGTAGGCGGGAAAACTTACGAATTTCTCGTTTGCCAAGTCTGGGCTATTTTACCAAGTATATGCAACAACGCTATTGATGTGAAAGATAATTTCAAG AATATAGCTAAACTGTTAGGGACAAATTTAAATGAGAGAAAAAATTTAAGGATGTCGATAATGTCTGCCTTACGAAGATTAATAACGAAAGCACTTGAAGACGACAAAAAAGAAGATATACACGAACTAGCTAGATTTGCAAAGAATTATTTACCATTGTTTTTAAATCTATACACTACTAAGCCACTTGGAACTGACGAAGAAGGACAACGCTTTGCTACATATGATACAATAAGA GTGTATCTTACAATTGCGGATAAGGAATTGGTACAGGAATTATTCGATCGTGCGTTATTTAAGTTGAAAGAACCTGATATCGACGACTTTTTCAAAGAAAGTATTCACGATATAataagattatttattaattatactgACATTAATAGATTAAagacgttttacgatatgtgTGTACCACTTCttaaagaaatttctaaaaccAAGGAACAGAAGAAAGCATATAG GTTTTTTGAAGAGATATGTGGCAGTGAGAAGGAAACGTGTAAGGAGTTTGTAGTTCAATACAGACGCgagatacaaaaattattaatatcctCGGCTACTGAAGTCGCAAAACCAAGCAGAGGA GCACGATTAAGATGCTTAATTCATCTCATAAAAATTCATCCACAACTTGAGAAAACTAAGTTCTTAGAAGCCATTGTGCCCGAAGCAATAATGTGTTTAAAAGAGTTAAATGAGAAATGTCGAACTTCTGCATACcaacttttaaatattattgcggAGAAATTTGTGGGAAATCCTACACATTTTAATGACTTTGTTAATATGCTCATGGTTGGTTTGAGTGGTGCGATAGAAAAGTATTGTACCGCATCCTTGCTGGCGCTTTCATCCGTTACATATCATTACAATG GATCTTTAGGTATAGAGACAGTTAAAGAAATCTTGGGACAAGCTTGTATTTTTGTTACAAGTCCGACAAGAGAAATTGCAGAAGCTGCATTGGCATATATCAAAGTATATATTACCGTGATGCCATCTCATATTGCTGCTTCGAATTTAAAATTGTTG ATAGACGCTTTATGTGCAATGAACGATGACTGCCATAGGCATTTCAGACAAAAAGTACGAGATATTCTCGTAAAGTTAATAAGAAAATACGGAATGGAAACAATTTCTGGCATGATTCCAGCTTCTAATGCGATGTTACataagagattaaaaaatatgaataaggcagaagaagcgaagaaaaagaaaaaagaattgaggaaattgaaaaaacaagaaaatgacGAGGATACCGAATTCAATGCAAAGAGAAAACCTAAAAG TATAGAAGAAATATTGGCGGATAGCGATGATGAGTTCGATGAAGATATGGACAATGAAGAGtcaaggaaaaggaagaaaaaaacatCGCGAAAGGAAGCCTGGATTCATGAGAATGAAGAGATTGTTGATCTCGTTGATCCTGCGGCTGCTCGAAATATATCAA caACACAACCTACAGTCGCTATAAATTCAAAAATAGCGGCTATAAAACGGAAACATCATGAATTTAAGACTACGTCTGATGGCCGTCTTATTATCACAGTAGATAATGAGAAAGATAACGAACCAGAAcccaagagaaagaagaaatctgCACTTTTGTTGCACAGTGATTCAGAAGACGATTATG AAGATGATGTTCAGTCTGTAGCCATGTCGCAAGCAATGGATAAAAAAC CAGGAGGGTCTGGAATACATCGACCATTGAAAAGATCAAGAACAGAATATGTACCAGGAGCAGAATATAAAGCATCAAAGGCTGGAGGTGATgttaaaaggaaaggaaaaccaGATCCATATGCTTATGTACCTCTGTCAAGAGCAGCATTAAACAAAAG aaaaaagaagaaaaatgcgagTAAATTTCAGAACATTATTAGAGGAGCGAAGAAAGGTGCGAAAATTGGAATGAAGCAAAGGAAAAGCTAA